A genomic stretch from Penaeus vannamei isolate JL-2024 chromosome 6, ASM4276789v1, whole genome shotgun sequence includes:
- the LOC113815370 gene encoding uncharacterized PE-PGRS family protein PE_PGRS54 isoform X33 encodes MEGSSRVLLSLLVAGLAVLPHLVNARSPTPNIHICHSLTCPEQDAFYAHPTFCTDYVHCVAGVPYVKKCPSNLNFNAVKGACDHPRDAHCTPFKTSCELTSPFVPGGVTDDLVTCDCEGPCIKPHPYRCDAFYHCDAAGVEHLTKCPGDLMFNAMVEQCDLPENTKCEPAPSCSCDNCRYPSSEKCSAYWLCEGGQAVQHFCSNGLLFNRDTSQCDLAINVDCSEGAWEEGAFLETACVDRRLDCPKFVKDGGCQCSGSNCDWQSFVLRNCPKSCGSCKVNKMISKRTFALEEKGLKRKHHSSKESGSKESGSKESGSKESGSKESGSKESGSKESGSKESGSKESGSKESGSKESGSKESGSKESGSKESGSKESGSKESGSKESGSKESGSKESGSKESGSKESGSKESGSNESHKPGHSHECGGNGGSGSGGGGGDGGSGGGGGDGGSGGGGGDGGSGGDGGSGGGGGSGGDGGNGGEGGNGGNNGNGGSGGGSGGGGEGGNGVGGGSGSGGGDGGNGGSGGSGGGSGGGGEGGNGGGGGSGSGGGDGGNNGNGGSGGGSGGGGEGGNGGGGGSGSGGGDGGNNGNGGSGGGSGGGGEGGNGGGGGSGSGGGDGGNGGSGGSGGGSGGGGEGGNGGGGGSGSGGGDGGNNGNGGSGGGSGGGGEGGNGGGGGSGSGGGDGGNNGNGGSGGGSGGGGEGGNGGGGGSGSGGGDGGNNGNGGSGGGSGGGGEGGNGGGGGSGSGGGDGGNNGNGGSGGGSGGGGEGGNGGGGGSGSGGGDGGNGGSGGSGGGSGGGGDEDCQDNEVDCVYWAANNDCICKPTDGDCSWQYYVSATCPKSCGTCGNGGGGGDGGNGGGGGDGGNGGGGGDGGDGGNGGSIDGCVIDCSLGKYLPHPTDCRKFIQCAPYGPEEMPCAPGTVWNQQKLTCDHEWASPCVTGSYLTPEGLPCGGGSGGDGGNGGGGGDGGNGGGGGDGGNGGGGGDGGDGGNGGSIDGCVIDCSLGKYLPHPTDCRKFIQCAPYGPEEMPCAPGTVWNQQKLTCDHEWASLCVTGSYLTPEGLPCGGGSGGDGGNGGGGGDGGNGGGGGDGGNGGGGGDGGNGGGGGDGGNGGGGGDGGNGGGGGDGGNGGGGGDGGDGGNGGSISGCVIDCSLGKYLPHPTDCRKFIQCAPYGPEEMPCAPGTVWNQQKLTCDHEWASPCVTGSYLTPEGLPCGGGSGGDGGNVGGGGDGGNGGGGGDGGNGGGGGDGGNGGGGEDGGNGGGGGDGGNGGGGGDGGNGGGGGDGGNGGGGGDGGNEGGGGDGGNGGGGGDGGDGGNGGSIDGCVIDCSLGKYLPHPSDCRKFIQCAPYGPEEMPCAPGTVWNQQKLTCDHEWASPCVTGSYLTPEGLPCGGGSGGDGGNGGGGGDGGNGGGGGDGGNGGGGGDGGNGGGGGDGGNGGGGGDGGNGGGGGDGGDGGNGGSIDGCVIDCSLGKYLPHPTDCRKFIQCAPYGPEEMPCAPGTVWNQQKLTCDHEWASPCVTGSYLTPEGLPCGGGSGGDGGNGGGGGDGGNGGGGGDGGNGGGGGDGGNGGGGGDGGNGGGGGDGGNGGGGGDGGNGGGSGGGDGGNGGGGGDGGNGGGGGDGGNGGGGGDGGNGGGGGDGGNGGGGGDGGNGGGGGDGGNGGGGGDGGNGGGGGDGGNGGGDGGEDCPLSCPEKEGLFPHPRDCKKWIHCSHNIPFVKKCPFHLHFNPVQRVCDWPFRAQCIAAPDADCQIPEPVLPTEPPNVKPDICDCECCLRPHPEDCTAYYYCEPNASAEFHTCSEGLVFNPQLSQCVLQVDYPQCQPEKPPTCDPTCECLYPAHSCSEYYKCNGDGIPVKYECTGGLYFNDQKHTCDLPENVSCEERRKRSEIDPVTEQHYILPEECKDLQGMYAIRDRPSSYYLCSHGVAFEMRCPDGGVFSSKAKKCILRK; translated from the exons GATCCCCGACTCCGAACATACATATCTGTCACAGCCTGACCTGCCCTGAACAGGACGCCTTCTACGCGCACCCGACCTTCTGCACAGACTACGTCCACTGCGTCGCCGGCGTCCCATATGTCAAG AAATGCCCTTCAAACCTGAACTTCAACGCTGTGAAGGGGGCGTGCGACCACCCGAGGGACGCCCACTGCACGCCCTTCAAGACGTCCTGCGAGCTGACGAGCCCTTTCGTCCCAGGAGGCGTGACAGACGACCTCGTGACGTGTGACTGCGAAGGCCCCTGCATCAAGCCGCACCCGTACCGCTGCGATGCCTTCTACCACTGCGACGCT GCGGGCGTGGAGCACCTTACGAAGTGTCCCGGAGACTTGATGTTCAACGCGATGGTTGAACAATGTGATCTGCCGGAGAACACCAAATGTGAACCGGCGCCCTCCTGTTCCTGTGACAACTGCCGGTACCCTTCGTCCGAAAAGTGCTCTGCTTACTGGCTGT GTGAGGGTGGCCAAGCAGTTCAGCATTTCTGCAGTAACGGCCTTCTCTTCAACCGTGACACGTCACAGTGCGATCTGGCCATCAATGTAGACTGTAGCGAAGGGGCCTGGGAAGAAGGTGCTTTCCTGGAGACGGCCTGCGTTGACCGACGTTTGGACTGTCCAAAGTTTGTGAAGGATGGAGGGTGTCAGTGCAGTGGAAGTAACTGCGACTGGCAGTCGTTTGTTCTTAGGAACTGTCCAAAATCCTGTGGCAGCTGCAAAGTAAACAAAATGATTAGCAAGAGGACATTTGCCTTAGAAGAAAAAGGACTTAAAAGAAAGCATCATAgtagcaaagagtctggaagcaaggagtctggaagcaaagagtctggaagcaaggaatccggaagcaaagagtctggaagcaaagagtctggaagcaaagagtctggaagcaaggaatccggaagcaaagagtctggaagcaaagagtctggaagcaaggaatccggaagcaaagagtctggaagcaaagagtctggaagcaaggaatccggaagcaaagagtctggaagcaaggagtccggaagcaaagagtctggaagcaaggagtccggaagcaaagagtctggaagcaagGAGTCCGGAAGCAAGGAGTCCGggagcaaagagtctggaagtaATGAAAGCCACAAACCAGGCCATAGTCATGaatgtggtggtaatggtggatcTGGAagcggaggaggcggtggagacggtggaagcggaggaggcggtggagacggtggaagcggaggaggcggtggagacgGTGGAAGCGGTGGAGACGGTGGAAGCGGAGGAGGCGGTGGAAGCGGAGGAGACGGTGGAAacggaggagaaggtggaaacgGTGGAAACAACGGcaatggaggaagtggaggtggatcaggaggcggaggagaaggaggcaacgGTGTAGGTGGaggcagcggaagtggaggaggagacggtggGAATGGCggcagtggaggaagtggaggtggatcaggaggcggaggagaaggaggcaacggtggaggcggaggcagcggaagtggaggaggagacggtggAAACAACGGcaatggaggaagtggaggtggatcaggaggcggaggagaaggaggcaacggtggaggtggaggcagcggaagtggagggggagacggTGGAAACAACGGCAATGGAGGAAGTGGCGGTGGatcaggaggcggaggagaaggaggcaacggtggaggcggaggcagcggaagtggaggaggagacggtggAAATGGCggcagtggaggaagtggaggtggatcaggaggcggaggagaaggaggcaacggtggaggcggaggcagcggaagtggaggaggagacggtggAAACAACGGcaatggaggaagtggaggtggatcaggaggcggaggagaaggaggcaacggtggaggcggaggcagcggaagtggaggaggagacggtggAAACAACGGcaatggaggaagtggaggtggatcaggaggcggaggagaaggaggcaacggtggaggtggaggcagcggaagtggaggaggagacggtggAAACAACGGcaatggaggaagtggaggtggatcaggaggcggaggagaaggaggcaacggtggaggcggaggcagcggaagtggaggaggagacggcGGAAACAACGGcaatggaggaagtggaggtggatcaggaggcggaggagaaggaggcaacggtggaggcggaggcagcggaagtggaggaggagacggtggAAATGGCggcagtggaggaagtggaggtggatcaggaggcggaggagatgaAGACTGTCAAGATAACGAAGTGGACTGCGTGTACTGGGCAGCAAACAATGATTGCATATGCAAGCCCACAGATGGAGACTGCTCATGGCAATACTACGTGTCTGCAACATGTCCAAAGAGCTGTGGTACTTGTGGAaacggaggtggcggtggagacggcggaaacggaggtggcggtggagacggcggaaacggaggtggcggtggagacgGTGGTGATGGAGGAAATGGTGGAAGCATTGACGGTTGCGTCATTGACTGCTCCCTCGGAAAGTATCTGCCACATCCAACTGACTGCCGCAAGTTCATCCAGTGTGCCCCGTATGGTCCCGAAGAGATGCCTTGTGCTCCTGGAACGGTCTGGAACCAACAGAAACTCACCTGTGATCACGAATGGGCTTCTCCTTGTGTGACAGGCAGCTACTTGACTCCAGAAGGTCTACCatgtggaggaggtagtg gcggagacggcggaaacggaggtggcggtggagacggcggaaacggaggtggcggtggagacggcggaaacggag gtggcggtggagacgGTGGTGATGGAGGAAATGGTGGAAGCATTGACGGTTGCGTCATTGACTGCTCCCTCGGAAAGTATCTGCCACATCCAACTGACTGCCGCAAGTTCATCCAGTGTGCCCCGTATGGTCCCGAAGAGATGCCTTGTGCTCCTGGAACGGTCTGGAACCAACAGAAACTCACCTGTGATCACGAATGGGCTTCTCTTTGTGTGACAGGCAGCTACTTGACTCCAGAAGGTCTACCatgtggaggaggtagtggtggagacggcggaaacggaggtggaggcggagacgGCGGAAACGGAG gtggcggcggagacggcggaaacggaggtggcggtggagacggcggaaacggag gtggcggtggagacggcggaaacggaggtggcggtggagacggcggaaacggaggtggaggcggagacggcggaaacggag gtggcggtggagacgGTGGTGATGGAGGAAATGGTGGAAGCATCAGCGGTTGCGTCATTGACTGCTCCCTCGGAAAGTATCTGCCACATCCAACTGACTGCCGCAAGTTCATCCAGTGTGCCCCGTATGGTCCCGAAGAGATGCCTTGTGCGCCTGGAACGGTCTGGAACCAACAGAAACTCACCTGTGATCACGAATGGGCTTCTCCTTGTGTGACAGGCAGCTACTTGACTCCAGAAGGTCTACCATGTGGAGGAGGTAGTGGCGGAGACGGCGGAAATGTAGGTGGAGGCGGAGACGGCGGAAACGGAGGTGGCGGCGGAGACGGCGGAAacggaggtggcggaggagacggcggaaacggaggtggaggcgaagacggcggaaacggaggtggcggtggagacggcggaaacggag gtggcggtggagacggcggaaatggaggtggcggtggagacggcggaaacggaggtggcggtggagacgGCGGAAATGAAGGTGGCGGTGGAGACGGCGGAaacggaggtggcggtggagacgGTGGTGATGGAGGAAATGGTGGAAGCATCGACGGTTGCGTCATTGACTGCTCCCTCGGAAAGTATCTGCCACATCCATCTGACTGCCGCAAGTTCATCCAGTGTGCCCCGTATGGTCCCGAAGAGATGCCTTGTGCTCCTGGAACGGTCTGGAACCAACAGAAACTCACCTGTGATCACGAATGGGCTTCTCCTTGTGTGACAGGCAGCTACTTGACTCCAGAAGGTCTACCatgtggaggaggtagtggtggagatggcggaaatggaggtggaggcggagacggcggaaacggaggtggcggcggagacggcggaaacggaggtggcggtggagacggcggaaacggag gtggcggtggagacggcggaaacggaggtggcggtggagacggcggaaacggaggtggcggtggagacgGTGGTGATGGAGGAAATGGTGGAAGCATTGACGGTTGCGTCATTGACTGCTCCCTTGGAAAGTATCTGCCACATCCAACTGACTGCCGCAAGTTCATCCAGTGTGCCCCGTATGGTCCCGAAGAGATGCCTTGTGCTCCTGGAACGGTCTGGAACCAACAGAAACTCACCTGTGATCACGAATGGGCTTCTCCTTGTGTGACAGGCAGCTACTTGACTCCAGAAGGTCTACCatgtggaggaggtagtggtggagacggcggaaacggaggtggaggcggagacggcggaaacggaggtggcggtggagacggcggaaacggaggtggcggtggagacggcggaaacggaggtggcggtggagacggcggaaacggaggtggcggaggagacggcggaaacggaggtggtggtggagacggcggaaacggaggtggaAGTGGCGGTGGAGATggcggaaacggaggtggaggtggagacggcggaaacggaggtggcggtggagacggtggaaacggaggtggcggtggagacggcggaaacggaggtggcggtggagacggcggaaacggaggtggcggtggagacggcggaaacggaggtggcggtggagacggcggaaacggaggtggcggtggagatggcggaaatggaggtggaggtggagacggcggaaacggaggtggtgatggaggtgaagaTTGTCCATTGTCGTGTCCAGAAAAAGAAGGTCTTTTCCCTCATCCCCGGGATTGTAAGAAATGGATTCATTGTTCCCACAACATACCTTTTGTCAAGAAGTGTCCCTTCCATCTTCATTTCAATCCCGTCCAACGAGTATGTGACTGGCCATTTAGAGCCCAGTGTATTGCTGCTCCTGATGCTGACTGTCAGATTCCAGAACCTGTGCTTCCCACAGAGCCCCCTAATGTAAAACCTGACATTTGTGACTGTGAATGCTGCCTCAGACCTCATCCAGAGGATTGCACAGCCTACTATTACTGTGAG CCAAACGCAAGCGCCGAATTCCACACCTGTTCCGAAGGGCTCGTGTTCAACCCGCAGTTAAGTCAGTGTGTTCTTCAAGTAGATTATCCGCAGTGTCAGCCTGAGAAACCTCCAACATGCGACCCTACATGTGAATGTCTGTACCCTGCTCACAGCTGCTCAGAATACTACAAAT GTAATGGCGATGGCATTCCTGTTAAATATGAGTGTACAGGAGGGCTTTACTTCAACGACCAGAAACACACGTGTGACCTCCCTGAAAATGTTTCCTGTGAGGAGCGACGTAAAAGAAGTGAAATAGACCCTGTAACGGAACAACACTACATCTTAC cggAGGAGTGTAAGGATCTGCAAGGAATGTATGCCATTAGAGACAGACCAAGTTCGTATTACCTTTGCAGTCACGGCGTAGCCTTTGAAATGCGGTGTCCAGATGGCGGCGTTTTCTCAAGCAAAGCCAAGAAATGCATCTTAAGGAAGTAA